In the genome of Phlebotomus papatasi isolate M1 chromosome 2, Ppap_2.1, whole genome shotgun sequence, one region contains:
- the LOC129801221 gene encoding uncharacterized protein LOC129801221 gives MLQEFREKNPNHKLLDVCEKGWGKGIQLAVFQNGAPSTISFSTTSSNNLGQFLQGFPAKFGNISVGSTGDDAGGGSASHLSSRQQQAARGTSNPPKLDIFFIDLLADIEQLMN, from the exons ATGCTGCAGGAGTTCCGcgaaaagaatccaaatcacAAACTTCTTGACGTCTGTGAAAAGGGATGGGGGAAAGGAATTCAGCTGGCGGTTTTTCAGAATG GAGCTCCTTCTACAATCTCCTTCAGCACAACTTCATCGAACAATTTGGGCCAGTTTCTTCAAGGATTTCCTGCAAAATTCGGGAATATCAGTGTAGGTAGCACTGGTGATGATGCAGGTGGTGGAAGTGCCTCTCATTTGAGCTCCAGACAACAGCAAGCAGCCCGTGGAACAAGcaatcccccaaagttggacaTCTTTTTCATTGACCTTTTGGCAG ATATTGAACAGCTGATGAACTAA